From Senegalia massiliensis, a single genomic window includes:
- a CDS encoding HPr family phosphocarrier protein produces the protein MKNLEIELTNETGLHARPASLFIREASKYTSDIVVVKDGTEYNGKSIMGILSMGATKGDKLNIKIDGSDEAEAYEGLKNLFENEIK, from the coding sequence ATGAAAAATTTAGAAATAGAATTAACTAATGAAACTGGTTTACATGCTAGACCGGCAAGTCTTTTCATCAGAGAAGCATCAAAATATACATCTGATATTGTAGTAGTGAAAGATGGTACAGAATATAATGGAAAGAGTATCATGGGTATATTAAGTATGGGAGCTACAAAAGGTGATAAGTTGAATATTAAAATAGATGGTTCAGATGAAGCAGAAGCTTATGAAGGTTTAAAGAATCTTTTTGAAAATGAAATAAAATAA
- a CDS encoding calcium-translocating P-type ATPase, PMCA-type: MDKSKFKGLAQEEVKKSRNENGDNKIKKGESESFLDKLIDNLKDPIIKILIVALIIEVGFFFWGKVEWYEPLGIGIAVVIAILVSTYSEYSNEKSFKKLQEQASKIECKVFRDGKLEKISIEDVVKGDKILVQSGDKIPVDGIILEGHLDVDQSVLNGESEAAEKNKVKDDYEFDSNDNDFLDEYRVFRGTVVVEGEAVIESKTVGGNTFFGQLAKELESEDRDSPLTVKLNKLADKISKFGYAGAILIALSFMFKKVILDNYFQGVSLGEYFSNIATVTNDLVSAVILGIIIIVVVVPEGLPMMIAFVLSINMKKLLKDNILVRKLVGIETSGSLNILFSDKTGTITKGELEVINFIDGNLNEYKSFTDVDVDLKELLEISIKENTEAVYEEDEKEKLEVLGGDFTEQALLKYMGEAKKNYNIEIVDKKPFNSEDKFSAAQIKGDYNTTLVKGAPEILLQKVSKYYDEKAHKKEFTEEKRKNIEKKLNQMADNAIRVIAIATSENDVNSDVLENLTFLGLFGIRDDVRKESIKSIKQAQDAGIQVVMITGDKKETALAIAKESNIIKNDDDIVITSDELKDMSDKELKEKLESIKVIARALPTDKSRLIEISQSKNKVVGMTGDGVNDAPALKKADIGFAMGSGTEVAKEAGDIVILDDNFNSIAKTILYGRTIFKSIRKFIIYQLTVNVSAMIVAFVGPFIGIEFPLTMTQMLWVNLVMDTFAALAFGGEPPLDKYMEEEPKIRDESIINKYMWTSIITDALIISGFSIFYLTNDFIKSLFRTGPSGSENIYYLTGFFVFFIFINLFNMFNARTKEINLFKNITKNDKFLKIVTLIFVVQIVMTYIGGQILRTAGLNINEWLILIAMSVTIIPIDIVRKLIFKNIN; this comes from the coding sequence ATGGATAAATCAAAGTTTAAAGGATTAGCACAGGAAGAAGTTAAAAAATCTAGAAATGAAAATGGGGATAATAAGATTAAAAAAGGTGAAAGTGAATCTTTTTTAGATAAATTGATAGATAATTTAAAAGATCCAATAATTAAAATATTAATAGTAGCACTTATAATAGAAGTTGGCTTTTTCTTTTGGGGAAAAGTAGAATGGTATGAACCTCTTGGAATAGGAATTGCTGTAGTTATAGCAATACTTGTAAGTACTTATTCAGAATATAGTAATGAGAAATCATTTAAAAAGCTTCAAGAACAAGCTTCAAAAATAGAGTGTAAAGTGTTTAGAGATGGAAAATTAGAGAAAATATCTATAGAAGATGTAGTTAAAGGGGATAAAATATTAGTTCAATCAGGTGATAAAATACCTGTAGATGGAATCATATTAGAAGGACATTTAGATGTAGATCAGTCTGTACTAAATGGCGAAAGTGAAGCTGCAGAAAAAAATAAGGTTAAAGATGACTATGAATTTGATTCAAATGACAATGATTTTTTAGATGAATATAGAGTTTTTAGGGGTACAGTTGTAGTGGAAGGAGAAGCTGTAATAGAATCGAAAACAGTAGGTGGAAACACATTTTTTGGACAACTTGCAAAAGAATTAGAGTCAGAAGATAGAGATTCACCTTTAACTGTTAAATTAAATAAACTTGCTGACAAAATAAGTAAATTTGGATATGCAGGCGCTATACTTATAGCTCTTTCTTTTATGTTTAAAAAAGTTATCCTTGATAATTATTTTCAAGGAGTTAGTTTAGGGGAATATTTTTCAAATATAGCTACAGTTACGAATGATTTAGTATCAGCAGTTATACTTGGGATTATTATAATAGTTGTAGTAGTTCCAGAAGGGTTGCCTATGATGATTGCATTTGTTCTTTCTATTAATATGAAAAAATTATTAAAAGATAATATATTAGTTAGAAAATTAGTAGGTATAGAAACATCAGGATCTCTTAATATATTATTTAGTGATAAAACTGGAACAATTACAAAAGGTGAATTAGAAGTAATAAATTTTATAGATGGAAATTTAAATGAATATAAAAGTTTTACAGATGTAGATGTAGACCTAAAAGAACTATTGGAAATCTCAATAAAAGAAAATACTGAAGCAGTATATGAAGAAGATGAGAAGGAAAAATTAGAAGTTTTAGGTGGAGATTTTACAGAACAAGCACTTTTAAAATATATGGGAGAAGCTAAAAAAAATTATAACATAGAAATAGTTGATAAAAAACCTTTTAATAGTGAAGATAAGTTTTCAGCAGCACAAATAAAAGGAGACTATAACACTACACTTGTAAAAGGTGCACCAGAAATATTATTACAGAAAGTAAGTAAATATTATGATGAAAAGGCTCATAAAAAAGAATTTACAGAAGAAAAACGAAAAAACATAGAAAAAAAGTTGAATCAAATGGCTGATAATGCTATAAGAGTTATAGCAATTGCAACATCAGAAAATGATGTGAATAGTGATGTATTAGAAAATTTAACCTTTCTTGGTTTATTTGGCATAAGGGACGATGTTAGAAAAGAATCTATAAAATCTATTAAACAAGCACAAGATGCTGGAATACAAGTAGTGATGATAACAGGTGATAAAAAAGAAACCGCACTTGCAATAGCAAAAGAATCAAACATTATAAAAAATGATGATGATATTGTAATAACTTCAGATGAATTAAAGGATATGAGTGATAAAGAATTAAAAGAAAAATTAGAAAGTATAAAAGTTATAGCTAGAGCACTTCCTACGGATAAAAGTAGACTTATAGAGATATCTCAAAGTAAGAATAAAGTTGTAGGTATGACTGGAGATGGAGTTAATGATGCTCCTGCTCTTAAAAAAGCTGACATAGGTTTTGCAATGGGTTCAGGAACAGAAGTTGCAAAGGAAGCAGGGGATATTGTAATATTAGATGATAATTTTAACTCTATAGCAAAGACTATATTATATGGTAGAACAATATTTAAATCTATTAGAAAATTTATAATATATCAATTAACAGTAAATGTATCAGCAATGATAGTAGCATTTGTAGGTCCTTTTATAGGTATTGAATTTCCACTTACTATGACGCAAATGCTTTGGGTTAATCTTGTAATGGATACATTTGCAGCACTTGCATTTGGAGGGGAGCCTCCACTAGATAAATATATGGAAGAAGAACCTAAAATAAGAGATGAATCAATAATAAATAAATATATGTGGACATCTATTATTACTGATGCTTTGATAATAAGTGGATTTAGTATTTTTTATCTGACAAATGATTTTATAAAATCATTATTTAGAACAGGACCTAGTGGAAGTGAAAACATATATTATTTAACAGGTTTCTTTGTGTTTTTTATATTTATTAATTTATTTAATATGTTCAATGCTAGAACTAAAGAAATTAATTTATTTAAGAACATAACAAAAAATGATAAATTTTTAAAAATTGTTACTCTAATATTTGTAGTTCAAATAGTAATGACATATATTGGAGGACAAATACTTAGAACTGCTGGTTTAAATATAAATGAGTGGCTTATACTAATAGCTATGTCTGTTACTATAATACCTATTGATATAGTAAGAAAATTAATTTTTAAAAATATAAACTAA
- a CDS encoding SDR family oxidoreductase translates to MNRWDFPNNMKGQVQEKQPGINSKMDPKPIYEDDKYKAADKLKDKVAIITGGDSGIGGAVAIHYAKEGADIAVMYLDEHEDANWVKKRVEEIGRKCLLISGDVGDEEFCKDAVKKVIDEFGKVDVLVNNAAEQHPKKSILDISTEQLERTFKTNIFSMFHMTKAVLPYLKEGSSIINTSSITAYAGSPGLIDYSATKGAITTFTRSLSGSLIDKNIRVNAVAPGPIWTPLIPSSFRANHVAGFGDDQPMKRPGQPVELAPAFVFLASEDSSYMSGQMIHVNGGEVVNG, encoded by the coding sequence ATGAACAGATGGGATTTTCCTAATAATATGAAAGGGCAAGTTCAAGAAAAGCAACCTGGAATAAATTCAAAAATGGATCCAAAGCCTATTTATGAAGATGATAAATATAAAGCAGCAGATAAATTAAAAGATAAAGTAGCAATAATTACTGGTGGAGATAGTGGTATAGGTGGAGCTGTAGCAATCCACTATGCTAAAGAAGGTGCAGATATAGCAGTAATGTATCTGGATGAACATGAGGATGCAAATTGGGTTAAAAAAAGAGTAGAAGAAATAGGTAGAAAATGCTTACTTATATCAGGTGATGTAGGTGATGAAGAGTTTTGTAAAGATGCAGTAAAGAAGGTCATAGATGAGTTTGGTAAGGTTGATGTTTTAGTAAACAATGCAGCTGAACAACATCCTAAAAAGAGTATATTAGATATATCAACAGAACAATTAGAAAGGACATTTAAAACTAATATATTTTCAATGTTTCATATGACAAAAGCAGTACTTCCATATTTGAAAGAAGGTAGTTCCATTATAAATACATCAAGTATAACAGCCTATGCAGGAAGTCCTGGACTCATTGATTATTCAGCTACTAAAGGAGCAATAACAACATTTACGCGTTCGCTTTCAGGTTCACTTATAGATAAAAATATAAGAGTAAATGCAGTGGCACCAGGTCCTATTTGGACTCCTCTTATTCCTTCATCTTTTAGAGCTAATCATGTAGCAGGTTTTGGTGATGACCAACCTATGAAAAGACCAGGTCAGCCAGTAGAATTAGCTCCGGCATTTGTATTTTTAGCATCTGAAGATTCTTCATACATGTCAGGCCAAATGATACATGTAAATGGTGGAGAAGTAGTAAATGGATAA
- a CDS encoding DUF1328 domain-containing protein: protein MLKWALIFLVIAVIAGFFGFRGVASASASIAKILFVIFLILFIIALVFGAGIF from the coding sequence ATGTTAAAATGGGCATTAATATTCTTAGTTATAGCAGTTATTGCTGGTTTCTTCGGTTTTAGAGGTGTTGCAAGTGCTTCAGCAAGTATTGCAAAAATATTATTCGTAATATTCTTAATATTGTTTATAATCGCACTTGTATTTGGTGCGGGTATATTCTAA
- a CDS encoding HAD family hydrolase translates to MMIGAFFDIDGTLYRNSLMIEHFKKLIKYEVIDEAIWHSHVKHTYEKWERRYGDFEDYLEELADIYVNELKGINKSHISFIAHQVIRLNGEKVYKYTRDRIKWHHDQGHKVFFISGSPEFLVEKMAERYDVTQFRGSKYVLDENDNFTGEIVKMWDSFNKQRALDEFVDKFNIDLKNSYAYGDTSGDISMFKMVGNPIAMNPNRELYDFIKNDYDLSKNTTIIIERKDIIYKVDSNVETLL, encoded by the coding sequence ATTATGATAGGAGCATTTTTTGATATTGACGGTACACTTTATAGGAACTCACTAATGATAGAACATTTTAAAAAACTAATCAAATATGAAGTTATAGATGAGGCAATATGGCATAGCCATGTAAAACATACATATGAAAAATGGGAAAGAAGGTATGGTGATTTTGAAGATTATCTTGAAGAATTAGCTGATATTTATGTAAATGAACTCAAGGGAATAAATAAATCACATATATCATTTATAGCTCATCAAGTAATAAGATTAAATGGAGAAAAAGTATATAAATATACTAGAGATCGTATAAAGTGGCATCATGATCAAGGACATAAAGTTTTCTTTATATCTGGTAGTCCAGAGTTTTTAGTGGAAAAGATGGCAGAAAGATATGATGTTACTCAATTTAGAGGTAGTAAATATGTATTAGATGAGAATGATAATTTCACTGGTGAAATAGTTAAAATGTGGGATTCTTTTAATAAGCAAAGAGCTTTAGATGAATTTGTGGATAAATTTAATATTGATTTAAAGAATAGCTATGCATATGGAGATACATCTGGAGATATTTCAATGTTTAAAATGGTTGGAAATCCTATAGCTATGAATCCAAATAGAGAATTATATGATTTTATAAAAAATGATTATGACTTATCAAAGAATACTACAATAATTATTGAAAGAAAGGACATAATATATAAAGTAGATTCAAATGTTGAAACTTTATTATAA
- the pepV gene encoding dipeptidase PepV: MDYKNKVEQLKDEMISSIKELVNIPSVKDENSKDTPYGEDIDKALKKALEICDNLGFKTYYDEEGYYGYAEIGEGKEMLGILGHLDVVPAGELSNWNTDPFKAQIKDGRLYGRGTQDDKGPTIAAIYAVKALVNSGVEFDKRIRFIFGTDEENLWGGINKYMEKEEVPTLGFTPDAEFPMIHAEKGLLQSKLKSKSSGKLVLSGGNAFNAVPDRIGYSGEYNERLKQELDNLGFKYEVQEETIYVIGKGAHASQPHNGINAIALIAIALNNIGVESNAIKFIAEVIGEDYNAKNIFGECEDEPSGKITFNIGKLNIDENNEEIAIDIRIPVTKDKEKIVDDIKQKVKEYNIEYEEFDFLNSLYVPKDHKLIKTLRKVYEEETGKDSTPLVIGGATYARAMDNCVAFGAVFPGQEKVEHQANEYIEVDTLIEVAKIYAAAVYNLTR; this comes from the coding sequence GTGGATTATAAAAATAAAGTAGAACAACTAAAAGATGAAATGATAAGTTCTATAAAAGAATTGGTAAATATACCAAGTGTAAAAGATGAAAATAGTAAAGACACACCATATGGAGAAGACATAGATAAGGCACTTAAAAAAGCTTTAGAAATTTGTGATAATTTAGGATTTAAAACATACTATGATGAAGAAGGATATTATGGATATGCAGAAATAGGTGAAGGCAAAGAAATGTTAGGTATCTTAGGGCATCTAGATGTTGTACCTGCAGGAGAGCTATCTAATTGGAATACTGATCCATTTAAAGCCCAAATTAAAGATGGCAGATTATATGGTAGAGGAACTCAGGATGATAAAGGGCCAACAATTGCTGCAATATATGCTGTTAAGGCACTTGTGAATTCAGGAGTAGAGTTTGATAAAAGAATAAGATTTATATTTGGAACAGATGAAGAAAATCTTTGGGGTGGAATCAATAAATATATGGAGAAAGAAGAAGTTCCTACACTAGGATTTACTCCAGATGCAGAGTTTCCTATGATCCATGCAGAAAAAGGTTTATTACAATCAAAATTAAAATCTAAATCAAGTGGGAAGTTAGTATTATCAGGAGGTAATGCATTTAATGCAGTTCCAGATAGAATTGGTTACAGTGGAGAATATAATGAAAGATTAAAACAAGAATTAGATAACTTAGGCTTTAAATATGAAGTACAGGAAGAAACTATTTATGTAATAGGAAAAGGTGCTCATGCTTCTCAACCTCATAATGGAATTAATGCTATAGCTCTCATAGCAATTGCACTTAATAATATTGGCGTCGAAAGTAATGCAATTAAATTTATAGCTGAAGTAATAGGTGAAGATTACAATGCCAAGAATATATTTGGAGAATGTGAAGATGAACCATCAGGTAAGATAACATTTAATATAGGTAAACTTAATATAGATGAAAATAACGAAGAAATAGCAATTGATATAAGAATACCTGTTACTAAAGATAAAGAAAAAATAGTTGATGATATAAAACAAAAGGTAAAAGAATATAATATTGAATATGAAGAATTTGATTTTCTTAACTCACTATATGTACCTAAAGACCATAAACTCATTAAAACACTTAGAAAGGTATACGAAGAAGAAACAGGGAAAGACTCTACACCTTTAGTTATAGGAGGAGCTACTTATGCTAGAGCAATGGATAATTGTGTAGCATTTGGAGCAGTATTCCCAGGTCAAGAAAAAGTAGAACATCAAGCAAATGAATATATTGAAGTAGATACACTTATTGAAGTAGCAAAGATATATGCAGCTGCAGTTTATAATTTGACAAGATAA
- a CDS encoding glycosyl hydrolase family 18 protein, with amino-acid sequence MHTIKYIVRPGDSLYLISRQFNVDISEISRINNLTNSTIYVGQILEIPLESYTVKSGDSLYSIANRLNVPIESLMIINNLEDTNLSIGQILKIPYYTEMIVNVDMANIRLGPSTEFDVISQMIKGAKLPVIEINDGWTKVELYDGRQGFIKNTLGNLKVYGGEKPIVAILGYYTLEEGAALPSSYDSFVANKNELTEVPLFLFRISENDPTTIEKFGDFTNQYVEEVIEIGHKSNVKMLALIHNLLYTGGVEKAKEITSQMLANEQTRSTFIENTIELIEGYGFDGVNIDIEDVDIKDSDKLTMFFEELGEALSKRGYYLSASIPSRVSDEPFNPFSDPFNYTAIGESVDEFVVMLYNEHGWPGSGPGPVVSIGWMERVLNYTMTKMPRRKIMAAVSVFGFDFNLDTGKNSYVTFESAMNLADKYNKEIIFDEETKTPYFKYVDEEGNNHEVWFENAESIKAKINLANKLGIKGIALWRLGMEDESMWNMIREDVVVKRF; translated from the coding sequence ATGCATACAATTAAATATATAGTTAGACCAGGTGATAGCTTATATCTAATATCTAGACAATTTAATGTAGATATAAGTGAAATAAGTAGAATAAACAATTTGACAAATTCTACTATTTATGTAGGACAAATATTAGAAATTCCACTAGAAAGTTATACAGTGAAATCTGGAGATAGTTTATATTCTATAGCAAATAGATTGAATGTACCTATAGAAAGTTTGATGATAATAAATAATTTAGAAGATACTAATTTATCCATAGGTCAAATATTAAAAATTCCTTATTATACTGAAATGATAGTAAATGTAGATATGGCTAATATTAGACTTGGACCTTCTACTGAATTTGATGTAATTTCACAAATGATTAAAGGTGCAAAATTGCCTGTAATAGAAATAAATGATGGGTGGACAAAAGTTGAACTTTATGATGGAAGACAAGGATTTATTAAAAATACACTTGGAAATTTAAAAGTATATGGTGGAGAAAAACCTATAGTAGCTATATTAGGATATTATACATTAGAAGAAGGAGCGGCTCTTCCAAGCTCCTATGATTCTTTCGTAGCAAACAAAAATGAATTAACTGAAGTTCCCCTATTTTTGTTTAGAATATCTGAAAATGATCCTACTACTATAGAAAAATTTGGAGATTTCACTAATCAATATGTTGAAGAGGTCATAGAAATTGGGCATAAATCTAATGTCAAGATGCTTGCTTTAATTCATAATTTACTTTATACAGGAGGAGTAGAAAAAGCAAAAGAAATAACATCGCAGATGTTAGCTAATGAACAGACTAGATCTACTTTTATAGAAAATACTATTGAACTTATAGAAGGTTATGGTTTCGATGGAGTTAATATTGATATCGAAGATGTAGATATTAAAGATAGTGATAAATTAACTATGTTTTTCGAAGAATTAGGAGAAGCTTTATCTAAAAGGGGTTATTATTTATCAGCCTCAATACCATCAAGAGTAAGTGACGAACCATTTAATCCATTCTCTGACCCTTTTAATTACACAGCAATAGGAGAATCAGTAGATGAATTTGTAGTAATGTTATATAACGAACATGGATGGCCGGGAAGTGGACCAGGTCCTGTAGTTTCAATAGGTTGGATGGAAAGAGTATTAAATTATACAATGACAAAAATGCCAAGAAGAAAAATAATGGCTGCAGTATCTGTTTTTGGTTTTGACTTTAATTTAGATACTGGGAAAAACTCTTATGTAACTTTTGAGAGTGCTATGAATTTAGCAGATAAATATAATAAAGAGATAATATTTGATGAAGAAACTAAAACTCCGTATTTTAAGTATGTAGATGAAGAAGGAAATAATCATGAAGTTTGGTTTGAAAATGCTGAGAGTATAAAAGCCAAAATAAATCTTGCTAATAAACTTGGTATAAAAGGAATTGCACTTTGGAGATTAGGAATGGAAGATGAATCAATGTGGAATATGATAAGAGAAGATGTTGTAGTTAAGAGATTTTAG
- a CDS encoding SMR family transporter produces MGYLLLAIICSSSIAIIFKFSETNNLNRYAVTTMNYFTAFIVSLILSIVEGNIILQGYDNFFYEFKDVVLKGNGLFSPSSSFIWAIIVGIFAGVFFFLSFVYYQISVKKNNVGLAGTFAKLGILVPMSFSIILWREFPTYIQWIGIILSLISIIIVNISFKKNQIKDIHINLILLFLFGGFAEFSNKIFQKYAISEYKSIFLFFVFFIAFIISLIMTLRRKKKVSKVDLITGILVGIPNLFSSFFLILALNHMKTSVVFPIYSAGSIIIITLVGTLFLGEKLERKEIIAIFMTIVALILINL; encoded by the coding sequence ATGGGTTATTTATTACTTGCAATAATATGTAGTTCATCTATAGCTATAATATTTAAGTTTAGTGAAACAAATAATTTAAATCGTTATGCTGTAACTACAATGAATTATTTTACAGCCTTTATAGTAAGTCTTATTTTAAGTATAGTAGAAGGAAATATAATTTTACAAGGATATGATAATTTTTTTTATGAGTTTAAAGATGTAGTTTTAAAAGGGAATGGACTTTTTTCTCCAAGTAGTAGTTTTATTTGGGCCATTATAGTTGGCATATTTGCTGGAGTATTTTTCTTTTTATCTTTTGTATACTATCAGATAAGTGTAAAAAAGAACAATGTAGGCCTTGCAGGAACTTTTGCAAAGCTTGGAATACTTGTACCTATGAGTTTTTCTATAATATTATGGAGAGAGTTTCCTACATATATTCAATGGATAGGTATAATTCTATCTCTTATTTCAATAATAATAGTTAATATATCATTTAAGAAAAATCAAATAAAAGACATACATATAAATTTAATACTTTTATTCCTATTTGGTGGATTTGCAGAGTTTTCTAATAAAATATTTCAAAAATATGCAATATCAGAGTATAAATCAATATTTTTATTTTTTGTTTTTTTTATAGCTTTTATAATTAGCTTAATAATGACTTTGAGAAGGAAAAAGAAAGTTAGTAAGGTTGATTTGATTACAGGAATATTAGTAGGTATACCAAATTTATTTTCTTCCTTTTTTTTGATACTCGCATTAAATCATATGAAAACTTCTGTAGTATTTCCAATATATAGTGCAGGTAGCATTATAATTATAACACTTGTTGGAACATTGTTTCTAGGAGAAAAATTAGAAAGAAAAGAAATCATTGCGATTTTTATGACTATTGTAGCGCTTATTTTAATTAATTTATAG
- a CDS encoding class D sortase, with protein sequence MKRLSIVFIIAGIIILLYPTLNREYKDYKRGKVLEQWQQSMNDISTIESSEKNDSPQDNLNKYILKIDKIELYMPVLDGATDENLDISLSKMNHTAEPGKVGNFAVAGHRSYTYGRHFNRLDELEKGDIVTVESKDKNYKYKVEETLVVEPEELWVLEGNNKDKEITLVTCTPIKVASHRLIIKGKLVE encoded by the coding sequence ATGAAGCGATTATCGATTGTATTTATAATAGCTGGGATAATAATATTATTATATCCTACATTAAATAGAGAGTACAAAGATTATAAAAGGGGAAAAGTGCTTGAACAGTGGCAACAAAGCATGAATGATATTTCAACTATAGAAAGTTCTGAAAAAAATGATAGTCCACAAGATAACCTTAACAAGTATATATTAAAAATAGATAAAATAGAATTATATATGCCTGTATTAGATGGAGCAACAGATGAGAATTTAGATATTTCTTTATCTAAAATGAATCATACAGCAGAACCTGGAAAAGTAGGAAATTTTGCCGTAGCAGGGCATAGAAGTTATACTTATGGACGACATTTTAATAGATTAGACGAATTGGAAAAAGGGGACATAGTAACTGTTGAATCTAAAGATAAAAATTATAAATATAAAGTAGAAGAGACTTTAGTTGTTGAACCAGAAGAGCTATGGGTTCTAGAAGGCAATAATAAAGATAAAGAAATTACACTTGTTACATGTACTCCAATAAAAGTAGCTAGTCATAGATTAATTATAAAGGGGAAATTAGTTGAATAA
- a CDS encoding inositol monophosphatase family protein has protein sequence MIDLNKSIELVKEWAYEAGKAQKDNYEKEDLQISTKSSDIDLVTEIDDLSEKIIIKGIKKEYPDHDILSEESEFEKTDSDYLWIIDPLDGTTNYAQGLPIFAVSIALEFRGEIVLGVVYNPILDEMFSAVKGKGAYLNGKQIKIGGKDQLIKSVIATGFAYDRNTNENNNISNFSKVLPKVRGIRRMGAAAYDLACVACGRLDGYWEFNLKSWDVAAGILIIKEAGGEVVEISGGKNVSIIAGNKKMIDLIKKEIES, from the coding sequence ATGATAGATTTAAATAAATCTATTGAATTAGTTAAAGAGTGGGCATATGAAGCTGGAAAGGCTCAAAAGGATAATTATGAGAAAGAAGATTTACAAATTTCTACTAAATCATCAGATATAGATTTAGTTACAGAAATTGATGACTTATCAGAAAAAATAATAATAAAAGGGATAAAAAAAGAGTATCCCGATCATGATATTTTATCTGAAGAATCAGAGTTTGAAAAGACTGATTCAGATTATTTGTGGATAATAGATCCTTTAGATGGTACAACTAATTATGCACAAGGACTTCCTATATTTGCAGTATCTATTGCATTGGAGTTTAGAGGTGAAATAGTTTTAGGGGTAGTATATAACCCTATACTAGATGAAATGTTCTCAGCAGTAAAGGGAAAGGGTGCATATTTGAATGGCAAACAAATAAAGATAGGTGGAAAGGATCAATTAATAAAGTCAGTAATAGCAACAGGCTTTGCTTACGATAGAAATACAAATGAAAACAATAATATATCTAATTTTTCTAAGGTTTTACCAAAGGTAAGAGGTATTAGAAGAATGGGAGCAGCAGCTTATGATTTAGCTTGTGTAGCATGTGGTAGACTAGATGGATATTGGGAATTTAATTTAAAATCGTGGGATGTAGCAGCAGGAATATTAATTATAAAAGAAGCTGGTGGAGAAGTAGTTGAAATTTCTGGAGGAAAAAATGTATCAATAATAGCAGGGAATAAAAAAATGATAGATTTAATAAAAAAGGAAATAGAATCTTAA